The following proteins are co-located in the Xiphophorus maculatus strain JP 163 A chromosome 8, X_maculatus-5.0-male, whole genome shotgun sequence genome:
- the LOC102219433 gene encoding cryptic protein-like, giving the protein MGITWRAESRDESSQSSQSSQSSQSSQSSQEFLSQFTQVNSPNSGDRKHRDASAVLPFIGLTSSADQSRSCCKNGGTCILGSFCACPPFFTGRSCEYDTRLRRCDVVPHGEWVQKGCSYCRCFYGVLHCFPHVFHEDCDDSDEAVRWYHSSALRLTPLSRFLCLLLLLPALLVF; this is encoded by the exons ATGGGAATCACCTGGAGAGCAGAAAGCAGGGATGAG tcctcccagtcctcccagtctTCCCAGTCttcccagtcctcccagtcctcccagGAGTTTCTGTCCCAGTTTACCCAGGTGAATTCTCCAAACAGCGGAGACCGTAAACACCGAGACGCCAGCGCCGTGCTGCCCTTCATCGGCCTCACCAGCA gtGCTGATCAGAGCCGCAGCTGCTGTAAAAACGGAGGAACTTGCATCCTGGGCAGCTTCTGCGCCTGCCCTCCTTTCTTCACCGGGAGGAGTTGCGAGTACGACACCCGCCTCAG ACGATGTGACGTTGTTCCTCACGGTGAGTGGGTCCAGAAAGGCTGCTCCTACTGCCGCTGTTTCTACGGCGTCTTGCATTGCTTCCCTCACGTTTTCCACGAAGACTGTG ATGACTCGGATGAGGCGGTTCGTTGGTATCATTCGTCGGCGCTCAGGTTGACGCCTCTCAGCCGTTTCCTGTGTCTGCTGCTGCTACTTCCTGCGCTCCTCGTCTTCTGA
- the brcc3 gene encoding lys-63-specific deubiquitinase BRCC36, whose protein sequence is MAVSAVHLESDAFLVCMNHALSTEKEEVMGLCIGEVEASRIVHIHSVIILRRSDKRKDRVEISPEQLSAASTEAERLADSTGRPMRVVGWYHSHPHITVWPSHVDVRTQAMYQMLDQCFVGLIFSCFIEDKNTRTGRVLYTCFQSAQAQKGSEYERVEIPVHVVPREAIGKACLESAVELPRILCQEEQDTYRRIHGLSHLDPVTKIHNGSVFTKNLCSQMSAVSGPLLQWLEDRLQQNRQSIAELQREKERLQRELGAL, encoded by the coding sequence aTGGCCGTCAGCGCGGTTCACCTGGAGTCTGACGCCTTCCTGGTGTGCATGAACCACGCGCTGAGCACCGAGAAGGAGGAGGTGATGGGTTTATGCATCGGGGAGGTGGAGGCGTCCCGGATCGTCCACATCCACTCGGTGATCATCCTCCGCCGCTCCGACAAGCGGAAGGACCGGGTGGAGATTTCCCCGGAGCAGCTGTCCGCCGCCTCCACCGAGGCGGAGCGGCTGGCGGACTCCACCGGCAGACCGATGCGGGTGGTGGGCTGGTACCACTCCCACCCGCACATCACGGTGTGGCCGTCCCACGTCGACGTGCGGACCCAGGCGATGTACCAGATGCTGGACCAGTGCTTCGTGGGGCTCATCTTCTCCTGCTTCATCGAGGACAAGAACACCAGGACGGGCCGCGTCCTCTACACCTGCTTCCAGTCCGCGCAGGCGCAGAAGGGCTCCGAGTACGAGCGAGTGGAGATTCCCGTGCACGTGGTGCCGCGCGAGGCGATCGGGAAGGCGTGCCTGGAGTCCGCCGTGGAGCTGCCGCGGATCCTGTGCCAGGAGGAGCAGGACACGTACCGCCGGATCCACGGGCTGTCCCACCTGGACCCGGTCACCAAGATCCACAACGGCTCGGTGTTCACCAAGAACCTGTGCAGCCAGATGTCCGCCGTCAGCGGGCCGCTGCTGCAGTGGCTGGAGGACCGGCTCCAGCAGAACCGCCAGAGCATCGCGGAGCTCCAGCGGGAGAAGGAGCGGCTGCAGCGGGAGCTGGGTGCGCTGTGA
- the LOC106700100 gene encoding tripartite motif-containing protein 16-like, with translation MALSGFTLNREKLSCSICLDPLKNPVTIPCGHSYCMECIKNHWDREERKTYSCPQCRQTFMPRPVLVRNTMLADLVDDMKKVGLQATPADHCYAGPEDVACDFCTDRKLKAFRSCLQCLVSYCEQHLKPHWDFPALKKHKLINPSKKLQENICPKHGELKAIFCRTDQQCICYLCSLDDHKDHSTISAAAERTERQKQLTPSRQKMKQQLKDCEKDVKLLQEELVAIGRSADKALTDSEKIFNELIRLIESRKSLIKQQIENQQKTEENRVKKLLEKLDKEVTELKGKDAELERLSQTEDHIEFLHMFPSLSGPGERTATSLPKQRTRCYFQNVTETISEVGNKVQSFLSQDWPRVSRAVANPDVLLPLEELTARAEFIKFSQPITLDPNTVNMQLVLSERNRKVTYRSIKQMYQAHSERFHNRSQVLSRETLTGRHYWEVEWSGLGAFIGVAYKTISRTGDDSEFGKTDKSWVLLCSESLHEFRHNNSVTLILGPQSKRIGVYLDHRAGLLSFYSVSGAMSLLHRVQTTFTQPLCAAFRAHHGLASQSSAVFCDIK, from the coding sequence ATGGCTCTGTCAGGATTTACGCTTAACAGGGAGAAACTCTCTTGTTCGATCTGTTTGGATCCCCTGAAGAACCCGGTGACGATCCCCTGTGGTCACAGCTACTGCATGGAGTGCATTAAGAACCACTGGGACAGGGAGGAGAGGAAAACCTACAGCTGTCCTCAGTGCAGACAGACCTTTATGCCGAGGCCTGTCCTGGTGAGGAACACCATGTTGGCTGATTTAGTGGATGACATGAAGAAAGTAGGACTCCAAGCGACTCCTGCGGATCATTGCtatgctggacctgaagatgtgGCCTGTGATTTCTGCACCGACAGGAAGCTGAAAGCCTTCCGGTCCTGTCTGCAGTGTTTGGTCTCTTACTGCGAGCAGCACCTGAAGCCTCACTGGGACTTTCCCGCCTTGAAGAAGCACAAACTCATCAACCCGTCAAAGAAGCTCCAGGAGAACATCTGTCCCAAACACGGAGAGCTGAAAGCCATTTTCTGTCGCACCGACCAGCAGTGTATCTGCTATCTGTGCTCCCTTGATGATCACAAAGACCATTCCACCatctctgctgcagcagaaaggacagaaagacagaaacaactCACGCCAAGTCGGCAAAAAATGAAGCAGCAACTGAAGGATTGTGAAAAAGATGTTAAGCTTCTCCAGGAGGAGTTGGTAGCGATTGGCCGATCTGCTGATAAAGCTCTGACAGACTCGGAGAAAATCTTCAACGAACTGATTCGTCTGATTGAAAGTAGAAAGTCTTTAATCAAGCAGCAAATAGAGAATCAGCAGAAGACGGAGGAGAATCGTGTCAAAAAGCTCCTGGAAAAGCTGGACAAGGAGGTCACCGAGCTGAAAGGAAAAGATGCTGAACTGGAGCGACTCTCTCAAACAGAGGACCACATCGAGTTTCTGCACATGTTCCCGTCGCTTTCTGGACCAGGAGAACGCACGGCGACGTCTCTCCCAAAGCAGCGTACGCGGTGCTACTTCCAGAATGTTACAGAGACAATTTCAGAGGTGGGAAATAAAGTGCAGAGCTTTCTCAGTCAAGACTGGCCCAGAGTTTCCAGGGCAGTGGCTAATCCGGATGTTTTACTGCCACTGGAGGAGCTGACAGCCAGAGCAGAGTTCATAAAGTTCTCCCAACCAATCACTCTGGATCCAAACACTGTGAACATGCAGCTGGTTTTATCTGAGAGGAACAGAAAAGTGACTTATAGAAGTATAAAACAGATGTACCAGGCCCACAGTGAGCGGTTTCACAACAGGTCTCAGGTCCTGAGCAGAGAGACTCTGACTGGACGTCattactgggaggtggagtggaGCGGGTTGGGGGCTTTTATTGGAGTCGCTTACAAAACTATCAGCAGAACGGGAGACGATAGCGAGTTTGGGAAAACTGACAAGTCGTGGGTGTTGCTGTGTTCAGAGTCTCTGCATGAATTCAGACATAATAACAGCGTAACTCTGATTTTAGGTCCACAGTCCAAAAGAATAGGAGTGTACCTGGATCACAGAGCAGGACTCCTGTCCTTCTACAGCGTCTCTGGAGCCATGTCACTGCttcacagagtccagaccacGTTCACTCAGCCGCTCTGTGCTGCATTCAGGGCCCATCATGGCTTGGCATCGCAGtcctctgctgtgttttgtgATATCAAGTAG